In Biomphalaria glabrata chromosome 16, xgBioGlab47.1, whole genome shotgun sequence, the sequence AGTTTGGGGCACCACGCGAGATTCATCGACCgtgtttctccattcctctttgtcttttgccttggatagaacctaaTATAATTCTATTATGATCTATATTTACTTTCGTTCAAAAGCAACACAGTCAATGGGTCAATTTTCAAACTTAAAATTAAGTAGTGGCAGCATAAAAGAGAAAGAGGTGATTACAGAAATAGAAACTGATGTGATCATACCTTTCTACACCAAGTGATGGTACATTTAATACTTATATCTGACCGTACCTTACTATACCATAGTGTGACCGTACATCTATATAACATATTGTGAAGGTACCTCAATTTACCATATTGTAACCCTATCTATCCATATCGTCGCGAGATCGTACCTTTCTATAACATAGTCTAATCGCACCTCTCTTATactcagtggcgtagttaggaatTTCGTGGGCCCCGGGGGTGGGCTTGAACTATTTAGGGTCCCTGCATTttaacattcgacatcatgacatgagataatgtactcaataaataaataagtctaAATTCCACTTGGTACAGTATataagtaacattttaaaaatgtagcattaagaatcttttaatgaacaataaagttatttagtGGCGAAATAATGCTCAAGAGACAAATttcaattcatatcgcctcacgTCATGCTTTCTGTGCAGTAGAAGATCTTCATCTAGAAGATCAACGCTGTCTAGTATTTTTGACTCCAAGTGAATTGCAGGATTACATGACAGTCGCGaaatatttagtattaaatgtcaaaacaataataacattcatttgggggccccttcaaGTGGAGGCCCGGAGAGACTTTCGAATTtgtaccctccccccccccacttccatcctagctacgccactactAATACAATATACCTTAGTGCGACCCTACCTCTCTATACCATATTGGTGGTGCATGATGTGGGAATGAGATCGTCTTCAAAGAGAACAATGGTGCAGCGCGTATTCTTCTGTATCGATCGGGTTGTATTAACTGATCTGTTTCAAGAGCAATCACTGCGTCGTTAATTGGAAGAGCAATTCCGCACTCTACAGAGTACTACATGGGGCTGCTTGACAGTACACCAACTACACTTACATATTAGTCTAGTATTGATATAAAAAGAATCTTTTTACATAGGCAAGTGACGTAGGCCTACGGACGAAAACAATGGCGAACTATACATGTCGATTGGTTAGCAGCTTCCTGATGTACATGTTAGCTGTGATACTACTTTCTACGGGTTTGAGTACGTCTGGATGGTATGAGATCAACGGATATTCCTTTTCTTTTGGTGATCAGACGAATGATTATCAGTATCAATACAGTTCTTATGATGCAGATTCGAGTACAGGGTCTCCCAACggtatgtaataaaaataatgattagTCAGAATGATGTAAATAAGAAAATATGCTAATAACGTtgcaaattatttattgtcgaagACAACAGAtgaatcactttaaaaaatattaaccaaatagttaattaaatagtagtaatttgttaattttgcttgatattgaaaaaaaggaaacaatacTTACATATGGAGATTATTGGCTCTAAGTGTACGTTTCTTCcctttagatattttttttaaatgtcttatttttattttgctggttTATATTTCTCTTATTAAATCTTACTTTGATGTATAATATCATTCTATTATTATTGGTTCAAAATGTTATTTCTCAGGCTACACTCTGGCAATACTCTTTACTATTATATTAGCCATCGCCTTTGCCTCGTTGTGCTTAGTTTTAAGTTTGGTCATGCTCTGCGCTGACTGTTGCTGTCACATTACAAAATGTATGACTGTCATCCCAAAGATCATCACAGCCTGTGCCACACTGTCAGGTAAATCTTCCAcgttttctttttcatatttaattttgcGTTCCAGTGTTCTCAGTAGGTTTGTAATCACTGTCCTATTAAACAGTGGACCTCGAAGACATTTCAGCGCAAAGCCCGAGACCTCATTTCCGGTTTCAGTAAGGATAATAGGAATTAAAATTCTCTCTTTCAAAAGCCCTGGGCAAACGTTCTGCTTTATCTTTCCATGCAGATCAAGGTCATAAGCTTTCCACACTCGAGTCGCAGTTCCGGCAAGTCTGGAACAGACAAACACTACTTTCTCTTTTTCGCTGAAGTGGGGAAGGGTCACTGTAAGTCAATACGTAGCCTTTACGATTAAAAAACTTGCCAAGTTTTGAGAATTTTACCACGCACTGAAATGTATGTTGCAAAAGTGACCAATATTGCCTGGTAGCATTCATGAAGAATGTTGACAGGTAGACAGAAAGATTCAAGCACTTTGGTCACGTTTTCGCACGAggcactgtccgataggagcatacttcgctaggatccgagagaaccaCAATCCCAGATGCTGACACTTGTCACACGGTTAAGACTAGACTTGAAACAGAACTGGTGCATGCGGGGGTCATGCCCTGTAGCGAGACATGTGAACCCTGCCGAACACTGCCAGCTACGTGGACCGTACTAAAAGCGATTAATCTCATAATCTCAGCATGGAGGCTTACGAATGGTAGCTTTCGTGATGTGCGAATAACCAGATACCCTCTTCTttcacccagataccctcttctttcatccagataCTCTTCTttcacccagataccctctTCTTTTGCCCAGATACTCTTCTttcacccagataccctctTCTTTTGCCCAGATACTCTTCTTTCACCCAGTTACCCTCTTCTTTCACCCAGATAcactcttctttcatccagataccctcttctttcatccaaataccctcttctttcatccagataCTCTCTTCTttcacccagataccctctTCTTTCACCCAGATATCCGCTTCTTTCACCCAGATACCCGCTTCTTTTACCCAGATACCCGCTTCTTTCACCCAGATACCATTTTCTTTTACACATATACCCTCTTCTTTTACACAGATACCCTCTTCTttcacccagataccctcttctttcatccagataCCCTCTTCTTTCACCCAGATACCCGCTTCTTTCACCCAGATATCCGGTTCTTTCACCCAGATATCCGCTACTTTCAAAAAGATACCCTCTTTTTTCATCATAATACCCGCTTCTTTTACACAGATACCCTCTTCTTTTAACTAAATATCATCTTTTTTCTCTATCATCCCTTTTCaattggtccagacaagtgggatcattacgtattaaaatcatgaaattaccaaaaacaaaagacagttggtaaaaatatttatgatcgaacagatttattatttttagtgtagatctatttcaaacTTAATGGGAAACTCCgaaggtttttcaaatttgagttattgacatatttaaattccgcGTGAAAAGTTGTAATACATTgtaccattttgtatttaaatgcttagaaacttttatatttaataaattagtcagtaaattcttgacaattaaaaaaaaaacgggattcTTTGAGATTTCGTTTTAAGCTATTTCAagcgtcacttccctcaacaatactgaaagagaaactagatttaaccaatcgtatcgcttctttcttacagtagctgttaggcttagtgacggccaaGTCCAGatctatgatacagttatatatacttgtgtaaatagatctaaaagtattgGACaatcaactcgagaaaaaaagtaacattttcatctaagcctttCCCTGttccaagaagtaaatagatcgtgtgtctgactgattcgaacaaactggtcagtgtaaggctagtcgagaccaTGGgcagtcggtcatgacaagacaaccaagcgatagtgtttgttgtgtgttgagtggtcgaGAAGATAcagactgccgtggttagtcaaacatgtaaatctacttttaataggcatttttttctttgcatacaagaccctagatctaactgcatagaccaagatatatttcttttacgagaatgtaaactttgctgtatggtctcccgttatacaataagtcaatagattaaattaaacgtatttgtgacgtcacatagaaacgggtgaaagtctgactgttttggatgcgcaggaaaattacgttggaaaaacatcaattactaagttattagtgcaaatttaaaaataaaaagaataatatattcattatctgtaaatcaaaacatattttatattaaaaattgtcaaaaccatcggggTTTCCCTTTAGCTACATGATTGATTAAAACTTATCGATACAATTACTCttagtatagtttttttttaaaagtattttcttaAGTTTTTCTGGTTTATTTCTTCTGTTTtagatagttttaaaaattatattacaatattttatttaattaaaaaaaatatctccacAGGTCTATTGGCTGATGCGGCGTGTGTGGTATTTCTGATCAAACTTTACGTATACCTCAATAAACAGAATATCATTAAGGTTGATCGCATTCCAAGTTACTCATTCTTCCTTGTCGCACTGACAGGAATATTCCTGATGATAGCGGGGTGCATCACTTCCGGTGTGAAACACGCTACAGTCGTTGAAGACTCTCAAATTGCAGTCCAGGTCATGGTTTCGGGATCGGAGAGTCAGTCCCAGGGGACGTCATCCTATGTTAACACGCCGCAAAACCTGTTCATGGGTGCAGGCCCCTTCTATCAGCCCCAACCAATGACCACCACGAACCCAGCTCCAGTTTTTAATGACTCCACTGCTGCTTACAAACAGATTGCAGCGAAGATTTTCATCACCAACAACGCGACCCAGACTTCTATGGTGAACGTTAGAAAGGCTGCTAATTAATGCAAGCAAATATAGTTGTCCAGATGTAAGGTCTAGGaatgtatttctatttttactctttttttttagtgcgaAGCAATTACTTAATTGAAATAATCACATTTTATTTACTCTTGCACATCTCAGATCATATTGACCAATGATTCGTACGTAGTGAAATGGTCTTCGGTTTTCCAACATTCCTAAAGCAGGTCtttgttttattctttattttattttgtgtataggagggggagggggagggtaTTAAAGGGATTTACAGCAaagaatttctttttctatgatttttttttttacaacgcttatatcaacttactgttgtgtctgtctgtctgtcttgttaaaagtttgtacacgttatttcttccacaccgaatctcggatcaagctgaaattttgcacaatcattaTATTCTTTTGACATGCCAAAGaaagaattaattaataaaaaaaaacaattagttaattaactattggtggttaattattttgttttgtatctcgtACTTGACTGAAATTGTGGTATAAGTTAAAATAATCCCCTTTATGGTGCGTATAAAGAAAAatttgtaaatatctataaacAACTATAAAGCCTGATTTCATAAGCAtttccctggcacagtggttaccgTGTCGGCTTTCGAAGCCTGAGGAGGCCttagccctcgagttcgaattcaagtcgctcccttttctttttattgatacaCTTAAATGCGagcacccagataccccgttctttcttcCTCCACCACTTTCCAACTGGTCtaaacaagtgatagaatcataacGTAGTGATAagctaaaatcatgaaattgcgctaaacgaaaacaattggtaaaaatatttctaaccgCCACaggtttattattgttagtctaggtctataaaataatttaattagatgactgatccaaacaaataaCTTCACacgtttatgttttttttgtgtgttttctttttaaagtatttttagttAAATTTATCTTGTTTGTAAGATATGTTTTTACGATTGTTTTTAACGGTctgtaaaaaaattgtaaataagaCTATTTATTAAGAATCAGATTTCAGGGCCGGTCCAAATTAAGAAATAGATGCTAGAACTCGTAGGTCAGAGCAGTGTATGGGTTAACGTTTACTTGTAAGCCTTTATATTACTGATAGAAGTATGAGGAACAAAAAGTGATGGGGCtccataacaaaataaaaaaatctatagcCTTGGAAAAAAttaacgggcgtagccggtgggtaaaGCTAGTTATTTAATAaaccctaaaaaaaattgcttaataaattgtaatgtaGATTAATTTCATGTTCAATGTCTTTGAACTTGTCCTTCTTTTATACTGTATTTCTTCTTCGCTCCTTCCATACGAAGTTTTCTGTGATTTCTAAGTACCAAACATAATGATTTGGAAATATGTATACCATatcatataatttttaaattgatatataTAATCTGAATGTAGACAATATGTTCTTAATACgactaatacaaaaacaaaatctagtaaaatactcagaaagacacaaagataaaaggcacattcctcgtcccatatgctaggacgaatttgtatatatgctccttcttccctagtgctattagagcatgagcTAGCCAggtaaaccagtgacttggccgaatttaggtcattggttaatatgcatgactaaacgcatgacgcataggacctaatcatctgctttttttttaaagtaacgtctgtattatataagataagataagattaagtCACAGCCGTCAACGTCATTTGTTCCCCGTCAAAGCTTGTTTAGAGGtagaacaaaaaatgcaaacgactcCAACGACTTCCATTCTCGTCATTTCCCATTTCGCTCGTACAACACCACAAATGTCCGAGTTGCAGAGATATGAAGCTTGCATAGATATTTCGTTATATTTAATTACCtttttccaaagcttatattaactcactctttctgtcaaAAGTTTAAACATGTTCTTTCTCCTACTTCTCATTATTGGATCAAattcaaactttgcacaattatttattgaacctaAAAAAGGCatgaataaactttttaaaaattaaataattagttcattaattgtatcttgtttgattttgatataataatataataatactataataataatctttattatccgtaaggaaatttgtcttacaatttgtgcattacaccaaacaaaaaacattataactataagaaaccaaagtgtacattcacaccagactcactcataatttacatgtgacaaagtttataccagatgcTACCTAATGAGAGATGTCGATACATagatatatatggatttagtccccttattacgttttgacacatGTAACCCTCCTAATTCCTGTtcccggatcaagttgaaatttagcaTATTTATAATCGATAACAATTACATATGCCCAAGCTTGGAcctcagctgtgtatcaaggattggcctctttggtcacacaagaagttgcaaagggaaaagatcatctctcgagacgtaaaatgccacagaataatacacgaatcaattaaaagtaaaacaataatttcatcatttagtactaattaattaattttgtttaaatagtagAAAGGGAGTTAGATTTGTAATTTGTAGATGGATGGTAGTAATTAGCTGTTATTTTCCCTTagattgcttgttttttttttctttttttctgttttaggattattatgtaataaatgtaaataattataataaaagaaacatCAAAATTTGTTGTTTATCCCTCTGCTGTATTACATTCttatgtacaataaatagaTGTATACAATGATATGACCCAACTGagtcatctatttttaaaataaatatgtgttaTATGTTTCAATTTGAACCCGTCACCACAGTTTTCATGATGGAT encodes:
- the LOC106078767 gene encoding uncharacterized protein LOC106078767; its protein translation is MANYTCRLVSSFLMYMLAVILLSTGLSTSGWYEINGYSFSFGDQTNDYQYQYSSYDADSSTGSPNGYTLAILFTIILAIAFASLCLVLSLVMLCADCCCHITKCMTVIPKIITACATLSGLLADAACVVFLIKLYVYLNKQNIIKVDRIPSYSFFLVALTGIFLMIAGCITSGVKHATVVEDSQIAVQVMVSGSESQSQGTSSYVNTPQNLFMGAGPFYQPQPMTTTNPAPVFNDSTAAYKQIAAKIFITNNATQTSMVNVRKAAN